The sequence TCGAAGACTGGCGTCGTCTGTCCGATATTAACGGATTCGGAACATTCCTCGGTATGAAGCATGCACTTGAATATATGAAGCAAGCGAAGAAAGGTTCAATTGTTAACATCTCTTCGTATACCGCTTTAATTGGTATGGGAGTGAATCCTTATTCGGCTTCAAAAGGATCTGTCCGTGCGATTTCTAAAGCTGCTGCAGCTGATTTCGGTCAATATGGCGTGCGTGTCAATGCAGTATTCCCAGGTGTTATCGAAACGCCGATGACAGCATCGCTTGAAGGTGCAAAAGAAGTTGTGAATGGCCTTATTCGTATGACGCCGTTACAGCGTTTAGGTCAGCCTGAAGATATTGCAAACGCGGTGCTGTTCCTTTCTTCAGATGAAGCATCTTATATAACAGGTGCTGAACTTGTAATCGATGGTGGCTATTCAGCACGCTAATCCATAAGCAAAACGACATTGCCGTTTAGTTGGCAATGTCGTTTTTTTATAGAGAAAAATAATTCGAACTATATCAATTCGTCTACAGTAAGAACAATCTCTTCATATCCTGATTTTCTTACAAATTGGGTGAGATGAGGTTGTTCCACTCGGGTTTGGCGCAACTTATCTTTTTTAGCGAATGCATCGCGCGTAGAACCATCGAACAGCATCTGCCCGTCACTGAAAATGAGGGTCCTTCCAAATGTTTCCGCCACGAAATCCATATCGTGCAAAATGCAGATGACGAGTTTGTTCTGTTCATATAGAGAATGGATAATTTCTTTCATTTTCAGTTTGCCTAGGTGATCTTGGCCCATCGTCGGTTCGTCGAATATAATTACATTGGTATCCATCGCCAAAATGGAAGCAACGGCGACCATTTTACGTTCTGCCAGACTAAGATCATAAGGATTCTCATCAGATCGGTGAAGTAGTCCAACTAGTTCAAGCATTTTTTTCGTATTAGCGGCAGCTACTTCTTTAGACTGGCCAATAGTCAATGGACCGAACATCACTTCATCCCATACACTGTTTTTGAATATTTGATCGTTAGGGTTTTGGAAAACGAGTCCAATCTTACTTGCTAGTTTTGCCGCGGTAGAGGAAGAAATCGGTTTTCCATCGAGCTGTATTTCACCACTGTCCGGCTTTACTAACGCTTTTAATAGTTTAACAAAAGTCGATTTGCCCGCGCCGTTCTGCCCGATGATTGCAATGGGTTCACCTGTCAGCGAAACGTCTAGGCCGTTAATAATTCCTGTACCCTTATTATAGGCGAAATGAAGACTAGTGACGTCGATTGTAGAAGTGTTACTGCTAATCGGCATTATCTTTTCATAGTTGAAAGTCAGTGGCCGGTCGATGGCCATAGAATCTAATGTAACGGGGTATAGTCCAGTTTTCGAATTCTGCATTCCGAGTTTCCGTGATATTTTGGCATATAGTGGCGGCTCGACGCCGTATTGGAGCAAATCATCCCTTGAAAAAACTTCGGCAGGATTCCCGTCATGGACGATTTTACCTGCGTGCATGAGAAGAATCCGATCTGCATATTCCGCCATCTTTTCGAGCTTCTGTTCAACCATTATGATGGTCATACCTTGTTTCGATAGCATTTCTACAATCTTGAATACTTCTTCGGTACCTTCAGGATCCAACTGTGACGTAGGCTCATCGAGTACGAGTACATCAGGCTTCATGGCGATGACACTTGCGATTGCGACTCGTTGCATCTGTCCACCTGACAACGAAAATGGGTTTTCATCTTTCAACTTTTCGATATCCAGCATACGCATGGACTCATTTATACGGGTATGCATGTCATCTCGCGCAAGACCCATGTTTTCTAGACCAAATGCGATTTCGTCATAAACTGTGAACTTTGCACCGGTCATCTGAGAAAAGGGATTTTCAAATACGAGTCCAACTTTCGACGTAATGTCACTGATTTCATGGGTTAGAATGTCCATGCCGTCAATCGTGACAGTCCCTCCATACGCTCCTTTAAAGAAATGGGGGACTAGTCCGCAAAGTGCATAACATAATGTCGATTTTCCGGCGGTATTCATACCGACAATCCCGACAAACTCACCTTTTTCAACTGTGAAGGAAAGATTATTAATCGCCAACGTTTCACTGTCAGGATATTTATATTTCAACTGTTCGACTTGTACAATACTCATGCTATCACCCTCCAGACAATCGTCGCGACCAAAAATACCAATAATGCAATTCTTAATGGCCAACGATACGGATAGGTTTGATGTTCATGTAAATATGTACGTGGCCCCTTTGAATTGAATCCTCGAATTTCGAGGGCTATCGATCGTTCCCTTGTTTCATTCAACGAATTCAGTACAACAGGACCAAGGAGGGGGATGAACGACTTGAAACGCATCCATAGGCCGCCTTCCGTTTCTAGTCCACGTGCACGCTGCGCATCTGTGATTCTGCCGGTGAGCGTTATCATTTGCGGGATAATCTGTAAAACAGAAAGAAGAACATATGCAAAGCGCGGGGACAATCCTCTTTCCACAAGTGCTTCTACGAGGTCGTCAGGTTTTGTTGTCAAAATAAGCACGCCGAACGCGGAAATCATCGTAATGACGCGCAACGTGACAAGCAATGCTATAGAGAAGCCTTCCTTATAAATAGGGATTGTACCGATTTCAAATAACACGGTCGCCCGGTCGGGATGGAAGAATCCTTGGACGATTATAATGGAGGCGATGAGCAAGAAGCTTAATGCAATCACCGGTAAAATGTATTTGAACACTTTACCGATGAGTAGTAGCAAAAGAGTTGCTGTGAAGATACTTAATACAAAAAGATGATTCGGCATAATATAGGATGTGGAAACAGCAACAAAGACGTATAACAGCTTTGTTAGCGGATCCATTCGGTGTATTGGTGAATTTTTTTCTACATATAGCGTCATCGTCTTCATGTGTATCCCTCCACTTTACAACTTCTCGATTTCTCCGTGATTGTCATACATATTTTTGACGTTCTTTGGCAAACTTCTAAACAGCAGGAAGCTTAACAATACAGTGACGACTTTATCAGGTACGTCTACGACAATGCTGTCTGCAAACGAAGCAAACCATAAAGGCATGTCATTTGATAGCATTAGCGCGAATAACGCATCGCCCCAAATGTTTCCAGTCGTACCTTCCCAGAACATAATATTCAATGGTGTTGAAACTGTAGCTGCAATAAAACCGACAACAAGGCCAAGAACAATTGCTTTACCAGCACTGGAAATCCAGCCTTTATAAGCCATGATTCCAACTACAAGTCCAATCACAGCTTGTGTAATAGCATAGACGAAAGACACCGGGCTTGTTGT is a genomic window of Sporosarcina oncorhynchi containing:
- a CDS encoding ECF transporter S component, with the translated sequence MKRKSMWSLQFSTVALVLIPAAIGINFLGKLFAELLKLPLWVDSIGTVLSAMLAGPIIGAIVGIINNVIYGFTTSPVSFVYAITQAVIGLVVGIMAYKGWISSAGKAIVLGLVVGFIAATVSTPLNIMFWEGTTGNIWGDALFALMLSNDMPLWFASFADSIVVDVPDKVVTVLLSFLLFRSLPKNVKNMYDNHGEIEKL
- a CDS encoding energy-coupling factor transporter transmembrane component T family protein gives rise to the protein MKTMTLYVEKNSPIHRMDPLTKLLYVFVAVSTSYIMPNHLFVLSIFTATLLLLLIGKVFKYILPVIALSFLLIASIIIVQGFFHPDRATVLFEIGTIPIYKEGFSIALLVTLRVITMISAFGVLILTTKPDDLVEALVERGLSPRFAYVLLSVLQIIPQMITLTGRITDAQRARGLETEGGLWMRFKSFIPLLGPVVLNSLNETRERSIALEIRGFNSKGPRTYLHEHQTYPYRWPLRIALLVFLVATIVWRVIA
- a CDS encoding SDR family NAD(P)-dependent oxidoreductase, giving the protein MGRFQDKVVFITGGASGMGERMVRQYSEEGAKVVAADINEDALNEKWGSFDNVLTIKLNVTSDEEWATAMKKAVDELGAIDILVNNAGISTEKPMNDITIEDWRRLSDINGFGTFLGMKHALEYMKQAKKGSIVNISSYTALIGMGVNPYSASKGSVRAISKAAAADFGQYGVRVNAVFPGVIETPMTASLEGAKEVVNGLIRMTPLQRLGQPEDIANAVLFLSSDEASYITGAELVIDGGYSAR
- a CDS encoding ABC transporter ATP-binding protein; translated protein: MSIVQVEQLKYKYPDSETLAINNLSFTVEKGEFVGIVGMNTAGKSTLCYALCGLVPHFFKGAYGGTVTIDGMDILTHEISDITSKVGLVFENPFSQMTGAKFTVYDEIAFGLENMGLARDDMHTRINESMRMLDIEKLKDENPFSLSGGQMQRVAIASVIAMKPDVLVLDEPTSQLDPEGTEEVFKIVEMLSKQGMTIIMVEQKLEKMAEYADRILLMHAGKIVHDGNPAEVFSRDDLLQYGVEPPLYAKISRKLGMQNSKTGLYPVTLDSMAIDRPLTFNYEKIMPISSNTSTIDVTSLHFAYNKGTGIINGLDVSLTGEPIAIIGQNGAGKSTFVKLLKALVKPDSGEIQLDGKPISSSTAAKLASKIGLVFQNPNDQIFKNSVWDEVMFGPLTIGQSKEVAAANTKKMLELVGLLHRSDENPYDLSLAERKMVAVASILAMDTNVIIFDEPTMGQDHLGKLKMKEIIHSLYEQNKLVICILHDMDFVAETFGRTLIFSDGQMLFDGSTRDAFAKKDKLRQTRVEQPHLTQFVRKSGYEEIVLTVDELI